One stretch of Arthrobacter polaris DNA includes these proteins:
- the xerD gene encoding site-specific tyrosine recombinase XerD, translated as MSTLLARSVQDYLLHVGVERGLAANTVQAYKRDLRRYEDFLAAGLVTEPGQITRRHVSEFAQGLSDGADGGSVLGLRSAARTIVAVRGLHKFWALEGVCDADPAADVHPPQAGQRLPKAISVHDVTAILEAAGSDTPAGLRDGAMLEFLYSTGARISEAVGLDVDDLVLPXSSRGGPSLVRLFGKGSKERIVPIGSYALRALDAYLVRGRPALVAKGTGTPALFLNAXGGRISRQSVWTILKTVAEHAKVEAVVSPHTLRHSFATHLLEGGADVRVVQELLGHASVTTTQVYTLVTADTLREVYAAAHPRALG; from the coding sequence ATTTCCACACTGTTGGCCCGCAGTGTCCAGGACTATTTGCTCCATGTAGGTGTGGAGCGNGGGCTGGCTGCCAATACGGTGCAGGCCTATAAACGCGATCTACGCCGATATGAGGATTTCCTCGCGGCGGGCCTTGTCACGGAGCCAGGACAGATTACCCGCCGGCATGTCAGTGAATTCGCGCAAGGGCTGTCCGACGGCGCCGATGGCGGTTCGGTGCTAGGGCTTCGCTCTGCGGCTCGCACCATTGTGGCTGTGCGGGGACTGCATAAATTTTGGGCCCTTGAAGGTGTCTGTGACGCGGACCCTGCTGCAGATGTCCATCCGCCCCAAGCCGGGCAGCGGCTGCCGAAAGCCATTAGCGTCCACGATGTCACTGCCATTCTTGAAGCAGCCGGCTCGGATACCCCTGCCGGGCTGCGCGATGGCGCCATGCTTGAATTTTTATACTCCACAGGTGCCCGCATCAGCGAAGCTGTGGGACTTGACGTAGATGATTTAGTTTTGCCCGANAGTAGCAGAGGAGGGCCCTCACTGGTGCGGCTCTTCGGCAAGGGGTCCAAGGAGCGCATTGTGCCGATTGGCTCCTATGCGCTGCGTGCCTTAGACGCTTATTTAGTGCGTGGACGTCCGGCGCTGGTGGCCAAGGGGACCGGAACCCCTGCGTTGTTCTTGAATGCCAGNGGGGGGCGGATCAGCCGCCAAAGCGTGTGGACCATTTTGAAGACCGTGGCCGAGCACGCCAAGGTAGAGGCGGTGGTCTCTCCGCACACTCTGCGCCACTCCTTTGCCACACATCTGCTCGAAGGCGGTGCGGATGTCCGCGTTGTCCAAGAACTTCTGGGTCATGCCTCCGTGACCACCACCCAGGTGTACACGCTGGTCACGGCCGATACACTGCGCGAAGTGTATGCAGCAGCCCACCCTAGAGCGTTGGGTTAG
- a CDS encoding RidA family protein yields MDPTVNEYIGAGNVRAQTRRTLENVNAILEAGRSSVEDVIMFRVYLTTRDDFPAMNEVYGDFIKEKSPAAHSSRTTVFVDLPHEVMPVEIDALAVTA; encoded by the coding sequence ATGGATCCTACGGTCAACGAGTACATTGGCGCTGGCAACGTCCGCGCTCAGACCCGGCGCACGCTAGAAAACGTCAATGCCATCCTAGAAGCTGGTAGATCCAGTGTTGAGGACGTCATCATGTTCCGCGTTTACCTCACCACACGTGATGACTTCCCCGCCATGAACGAGGTCTACGGTGACTTCATCAAGGAAAAGTCCCCAGCGGCGCACTCCTCACGCACCACCGTGTTCGTGGACCTCCCGCACGAGGTCATGCCGGTAGAGATCGACGCCCTGGCCGTCACCGCATAA
- a CDS encoding NUDIX domain-containing protein: MSDLGTPEIGEQHAVAESSGVLADEESYRTLHSRSTVYQGRIWDVVSDTFSLTPNAAPLTRDYIDHPGAVAVVVLNEANQVLLLRQYRHPVQMNLWEVPAGLLDIQGEDFVVGAARELAEEADLVAEQWHVLTDXFNSPGSSSEAIRIYLARGISEVPVGGRHVRTEEEAEIEFAWLDLDEAAAAILEGRIHNPSAVVGILAAAQAARTGFATLRPGNTPWPEHPAHRHQ, encoded by the coding sequence GTGTCAGATCTTGGTACCCCAGAAATTGGTGAGCAGCATGCTGTCGCAGAGTCATCAGGTGTTCTTGCTGACGAGGAAAGCTACAGGACGCTGCATTCACGCTCAACGGTGTACCAAGGGCGCATCTGGGACGTTGTCTCGGATACGTTTTCGCTGACNCCCAACGCTGCGCCACTGACCCGGGACTATATTGACCATCCCGGNGCAGTGGCGGTGGTTGTGCTGAACGAGGCGAACCAAGTGCTGTTGCTTCGCCAGTACAGGCACCCTGTTCAAATGAACCTGTGGGAAGTTCCCGCTGGCTTGTTGGATATCCAGGGCGAGGACTTTGTGGTGGGTGCGGCACGGGAGTTGGCTGAAGAGGCCGATCTTGTGGCTGAGCAGTGGCACGTGCTCACAGACTTNTTCAATTCNCCTGGTTCTTCCAGTGAAGCCATCAGAATTTACTTGGCCCGAGGGATCTCGGAGGTCCCGGTCGGTGGNAGGCATGTGCGAACCGAGGAAGAAGCCGAGATCGAATTTGCCTGGCTTGATCTCGACGAAGCTGCCGCGGCAATCCTTGAGGGGCGCATACACAACCCGTCCGCCGTCGTTGGTATTTTAGCTGCGGCCCAGGCGGCACGCACAGGGTTCGCCACGCTGCGCCCGGGCAACACNCCCTGGCCCGAACACCCGGCCCACCGCCACCAGTGA
- a CDS encoding CTP synthase, whose amino-acid sequence MIGSNPVVQRSNSRFSGQSKTTKHIFVTGGVASSLGKGLTASSLGHLLRARGLSVTMXKLDPYLNVDPGTMNPFQHGEVFVTDDGAETDLDIGHYERFLDENLEGSANVTTGQVYSTVIAKERRGEYLGDTVQVIPHITDEIKRRMRLPAEGKNAPDVIITEIGGTVGDIESQPFLESARQVRQDVGRNNVFFAHVSLVPYIGPSQELKTKPTQHSVAALRSLGIQPDAIILRSDRVLPDAMHAKIGRACDVDVEAVIGCPDASSIYDXPKTLHAQGLDSYIVRALDLPFKDVDWTKWDKLLEVVHXPAHHIEIALVGKYIDLPDAYLSVTEALRAGGFANATKVKIRWVPSDDCATEAGAQKALGDVDAICVPGGFGIRGLEGKLGALKFARENMIPTLGLCLGLQSMVIEYARNVVGLEGASSSEFDENPTYPVIATMEEQQDIVAGKGDLGGTMRLGLYPAVLTPGSVVAETYGTTDVSERHRHRYEVNNKYREQIAEAGLVFSGTSPDGKLVEYVELPREVHPYYVSTQAHPELSSRPTRPHPLFAGLVAAALARQNATRLMEV is encoded by the coding sequence ATGATAGGCTCGAATCCCGTGGTGCAACGATCAAATTCCCGGTTCAGTGGTCAGTCCAAGACGACCAAACACATCTTCGTCACCGGCGGAGTCGCTTCCTCGCTCGGTAAGGGACTGACGGCTTCTAGCCTCGGTCACCTACTGCGGGCACGCGGCCTGTCGGTCACAATGCANAAGCTCGATCCCTATCTCAACGTGGATCCGGGCACAATGAATCCCTTCCAACACGGTGAAGTCTTCGTTACAGACGATGGCGCCGAAACCGACCTGGATATTGGCCATTACGAGCGTTTCCTAGATGAAAATCTGGAAGGTTCAGCCAACGTCACAACAGGTCAGGTGTACTCCACTGTCATCGCCAAGGAACGCCGCGGCGAATACTTGGGCGACACAGTGCAAGTCATCCCGCACATCACCGATGAGATCAAGCGCCGTATGCGCCTACCGGCTGAGGGCAAGAACGCNCCCGACGTGATCATCACCGAAATTGGTGGCACTGTTGGTGACATCGAGTCGCAGCCGTTCTTGGAATCCGCACGCCAAGTGCGCCAGGATGTTGGCCGGAACAACGTGTTCTTCGCTCATGTTTCGCTGGTTCCCTACATTGGCCCTTCCCAAGAGTTGAAGACCAAGCCAACGCAGCACTCAGTTGCTGCGTTGCGTTCNCTGGGCATCCAGCCTGATGCCATCATTCTGCGCTCCGATCGGGTTCTGCCTGACGCTATGCACGCCAAAATCGGCCGTGCCTGCGATGTTGATGTAGAAGCTGTTATTGGTTGCCCGGATGCCTCCAGCATTTACGACATNCCCAAGACACTGCACGCCCAGGGTCTTGATTCCTACATAGTGCGCGCCCTGGACTTGCCGTTCAAAGACGTTGACTGGACCAAGTGGGACAAGCTCCTTGAAGTGGTGCACAANCCCGCCCACCACATCGAAATTGCCCTGGTGGGCAAGTACATCGACTTACCTGACGCTTACCTTTCGGTCACGGAGGCCTTGCGGGCTGGCGGTTTCGCCAACGCCACCAAAGTCAAAATCCGTTGGGTTCCTTCCGATGACTGTGCCACAGAGGCAGGTGCCCAGAAGGCACTGGGAGATGTGGACGCCATCTGTGTACCGGGAGGCTTTGGTATCCGCGGTCTTGAAGGCAAACTGGGCGCCCTGAAATTCGCCCGCGAAAATATGATCCCCACACTGGGGCTGTGCCTAGGGCTGCAGTCCATGGTGATTGAATATGCGCGCAACGTGGTGGGGCTTGAGGGTGCCTCCTCCTCAGAGTTCGACGAGAACCCCACATACCCCGTCATTGCCACCATGGAAGAGCAGCAGGACATTGTTGCTGGCAAGGGTGACCTTGGCGGGACCATGCGTCTGGGCCTGTATCCGGCAGTGCTCACNCCTGGCTCAGTGGTTGCTGAAACGTATGGCACCACCGATGTTTCAGAGCGCCACCGCCACCGCTACGAGGTGAACAACAAGTACCGCGAGCAGATTGCTGAGGCAGGGCTGGTCTTCTCCGGCACCTCACCTGATGGCAAACTCGTTGAGTATGTGGAACTTCCNCGCGAAGTGCACCCGTACTATGTCTCCACCCAGGCGCACCCGGAACTGAGCTCGCGGCCCACCCGGCCACATCCGCTCTTTGCTGGTCTTGTGGCTGCAGCACTGGCCCGCCAAAACGCTACACGGTTGATGGAGGTCTAA
- a CDS encoding IS256 family transposase, whose translation MTTLKGHEQNGTSFGEPEPEPESARSVINEMVDAGLFDDLMSRIDNGTLQLTGEGGFLPEMVKAVLERGLKAEMAGHLGYEKGERSPVTTMNSRNGSTPKIVASEIGDIALATPRDRDGSFQPALVPRAHAGLAGXDEMIISLYAGGMTVRDIQHHLARTLGTDLSHETIANVTDAVLEEVQEWQHRPLEEIYPIMYLDALVVKVLDGHHVMNRSAYIAVGIDLEGIKHVLGIWVQASEGAKFWAGVCAELANRGVKDVLIVCCDGLTGFPEAIEATWPHATVQTCVVHLIRAAMRFVAYGDRKKVAAAMRPIYTAPSADAARMELNAFSDSVLGHKYPAAVGVWERSWERFIPFLAFPEAVRRIIYTTNAIESLNYQLRKIIKNRGHFPNDAAVVKLLWLAIRDIEDKRAREHKKVRKXDRDSNGRHLLEGATSLGWKAALGALALAYPDRINGYL comes from the coding sequence ATGACAACGCTGAAAGGACACGAGCAGAACGGGACTTCGTTTGGGGAACCGGAGCCGGAACCGGAGTCTGCCCGGTCGGTGATCAACGAGATGGTTGATGCCGGTTTGTTTGATGATTTGATGTCCAGGATTGACAACGGCACTTTGCAGCTCACGGGCGAGGGTGGGTTCCTGCCCGAGATGGTCAAAGCCGTGCTGGAACGCGGCTTGAAGGCGGAAATGGCCGGCCATCTGGGGTACGAGAAGGGCGAGCGGTCACCGGTTACAACAATGAATTCCCGGAATGGAAGCACTCCGAAAATAGTGGCTTCGGAAATCGGTGACATCGCCTTGGCGACGCCGCGGGACCGTGACGGGTCGTTCCAGCCGGCCCTAGTACCCAGGGCTCACGCCGGATTGGCGGGCTTNGATGAGATGATCATTTCGCTCTACGCCGGTGGTATGACGGTGCGTGACATCCAGCACCACCTTGCTAGGACGCTGGGCACCGATCTCTCCCACGAGACGATCGCGAATGTTACCGACGCCGTGCTGGAGGAAGTCCAGGAATGGCAGCACCGGCCGTTGGAGGAGATCTACCCGATCATGTACTTGGACGCCCTGGTGGTGAAGGTCCTTGACGGGCACCACGTGATGAATCGTTCTGCCTATATTGCCGTGGGCATCGATTTGGAAGGCATCAAGCATGTGCTGGGTATCTGGGTTCAGGCCAGTGAAGGGGCGAAATTCTGGGCTGGGGTTTGCGCCGAGCTCGCCAACCGCGGTGTGAAGGACGTGCTGATCGTGTGCTGTGACGGGCTCACCGGCTTCCCCGAGGCCATTGAGGCTACCTGGCCCCATGCCACGGTGCAGACCTGCGTGGTTCACCTGATCCGTGCCGCCATGCGGTTCGTGGCCTATGGGGACAGGAAGAAGGTCGCCGCCGCGATGCGCCCGATCTATACCGCTCCGAGTGCCGACGCAGCCAGGATGGAATTGAATGCATTTTCTGACTCCGTGCTCGGCCATAAGTACCCGGCCGCTGTGGGTGTGTGGGAACGCTCCTGGGAACGGTTCATCCCGTTCCTGGCTTTCCCGGAAGCCGTCCGACGGATCATTTACACGACGAACGCGATCGAGTCACTGAACTACCAGCTGCGTAAGATCATCAAGAACCGGGGCCATTTTCCCAACGATGCCGCGGTCGTGAAGCTGCTCTGGCTGGCCATCCGTGACATCGAGGACAAGCGTGCCCGCGAGCACAAGAAGGTACGCAAAANCGACCGTGACAGCAACGGCAGACACCTCCTTGAAGGGGCCACCAGCCTTGGCTGGAAGGCCGCGCTCGGGGCCTTGGCACTGGCCTACCCGGACCGGATTAACGGCTACCTGTAA